The region GCCGGTAGAATACGTCAAGCCAAGCTGGAAAAAAATCTCTGCAGTTGCATCAGCTCCGATACCGGCATGCTCTATACCACCAAAATCCATACGAGCCATTTTTAGTCCCCTGTTCCCCTGAGCGGCGACACACTATGCGTTGCCGTTTCAATGAGGAAATCTTCGGCCTTTGATTTAAATTTGAGGTAAAAAGACATGTTTAATATCTACACAACAAAACATTGACGCGAATTTACTTATCTTATTGTTTACCCAAAGACTCCGCAGATTCTCTGACCTAGAGATGAAAATCTGTAAATACGTCAAAATTTCAGTAAGAACTGGCTAACCATTCAGCTATTTAGCATTTTTATTGACGCTGATCTGGAAGGGGAAACAAAGCCCGATCAGTTGAGCTACATCAAGGTACGCGAATGGCGGGCGGATACACTTTCCTTAGGGTCAAGACTCATTGCTCACGCCCATTCTGTTTATCAGGGACGGGCAGAATGGACGCAAACAAGAGCGCAGGACAGGTGGATCCTATTCAAGCTGTTGTTTGTGGCCAGGCTGCGCTTCCCTGATGAACCCAAAGGGCGGGGCCATTTTACCGCCCGGCTTTGTTGGAGATCCTTGAAAACCGGAAGGTTTCCTGTGGACCTCCGCCGCGCCGGACGAAAAAATGACCATCGCAGAATGGACGTGAGCAATGAGTCTTGACCCTAGTATCTCTGCTGACAAGAAAGAGGAGTATCCGCATGACAGACATTCGCGAATACGCGCAGATCCTGACAAACAGAAAGCAGGAACTGGCGGAACGCCTGCAGAGCATTGAGACCGCGCTTGATCAGCCTGGAAATCCTGATTTTGAAGAACAGGCCACAGAGCGTGAAGGCGACGAGGTCATGGAAGACCTGGGCAATGCGGGCCTTGATGAACTCCGCGCCATCGATGCTGCTCTGGACCGCATCGCAGCTGGCACCTTCGGCGTCTGCATCGAGTGCGAGGAGCCTATTTCGGAAGAACGGCTCGCCGTCGTGCCCACAGCATTCAAATGCCGAAACTGCATGAGTTGACAAAAAGCCCGGCTAAAAGCCGGGCACAGTCACTTTACGTATATGTTCAGCCTTACTTTGCGCGCTGTCCAAACAGGATAGCCTGCGCTTCCTTATCATCCTTCAGATTGGTCTGCTTGCGCTCTTCCTTGCCAATCGCCACACCGCGCTCCACCGCTGGCCGCGCGGCAATCCGGTCAATCCAGGCACCCACATTGGAGAATTCAGCAATGTCCATCTGCTGATTGGCCCAGATCCGTGCCCAGCTGAAGATGGCCATATCTGCAATGGAATAGTCTCCGGCCACATAGTCGCGGCCTTCAAGCTGACGGTTCAGCACCCCATAGAGACGGTGGGTTTCATCGGTGTAGCGTTTTTTGGCATAGGGTACATCTTCAGGAGCATAATTGTTGAAGTGGTGGTTCTGGCCAAGCATCGGCCCAAAACCGCCCATCTGCCACATCAGCCATTCATCCACTTTTGCGCGGGTCCGCTCATCGCTCGGATAAAACTGCCCGAACTTGCGCCCCAGATATTGCAGGATCGCACCAGACTCAAAGATTGAGATCGGCTCTCCCCCCGGCCCTTCCGGATCGATGATGGCAGGCATGCGATTATTTGGCGCAATCTTCAGAAAGTCAGGCTCGAACTGCTCACCTGTTCCGATATTCACATAGCGGACCTCGTAAGGCACACCCAGCTCTTCCAGAAGAATGCTGATCTTCCAGCCGTTGGGTGTCGGCCAATAATACAGCTCGATCGGTGCAGTTTGCTGATGCGCCATTCTCTTATCTCCTCGATAAACCCCGTCGGGTTGAAACTCTGTCCATTGACATAGGTTTTAGACCACATGGTTCAATAGCATTCTTCCATATGGCCAAAGACATCTCAATATTCGACAACAGAGTTGTGACACGCCGCACAATGACAAAGACGAAGCCCTCCGTCATACTCCCATCATGCGCTATGTCATTCGTCATTGGCAGGGAGACCTTACTCTGATCCAGACCGTGGCTCTCAATTTCATTGGGCTGCGCATTCTCATCAGTTGGTGTGATGAGCTGATCCTGGCCAGGCCCGCGTTCAATTGGACCGGGTCCCACCTCCACGACACGCTGACCATAGTATACCTGCTGACAGCCCATGGGGTGATCCTGGCCTGGCAATGCGTTGGATTATGGCGTTATGCCCACCAGTTTGCAGCCAGCTATAATGGCTTTTACTGGACTTCTGGCGCGGCCTTTGGCTCCATCCTGACAGCCGCTTTCTCAATGGCAACCGTCTGGGCAACCATGGGTGATCTGCTGAACCCGTCTGAGCCATATCAGCCTTCCTATAGGCTCACCTATGATGAAACATCCGGCACGGTCCATATCTCCGGCCACTTTGAACCCGGGATTACACGAGCCTTTCAGAACATTCTCAAGACGTCACCAAACGCCCGGCAGGTTGCTCTCAACAGCGAAGGCGGCAACATCTATGAAGGGCGCGGAGTGGCCAGGACCATTCTGGATGCCCGCCTCAACACTGTCGTCGATGAACAATGCCTTTCAGCCTGCACCCTAGCCTTCATCAGCGGGCAGTCACGAACCCTGCCCGAAGGCGCACGGCTCGGGTTTCATCAATACCGCCTTGAACTCACCCGCTACCATACGGCCATCTTCGATATTGAAGCCGAACAGGAAAAGGACAGAACATTTTTCAGAAGCCGCTCAGTCTCGGCAGAATTCGTTGAGAAGATCCACAAGACAGGCACTCATGACATATGGACCCCCACACGGGCAGAACTGGTACAGGCCGGAATCATAAAGGCCATCCCGAAGGATGGCCTTTGAACGCAATCGAATGTCAAACAGATCAGAGACCCAGCTTGTCCTTCAGAATGTCGTTGACGGCCTTGGGATTGGCCTTGCCTTGTGACGCTTTCATCACCTGACCGACAAACCAGCCCATAAGACCCGGTTTGACTTTGACCTTCTCAACCTGATCCGGATTGTTGGCAATGATGTCATCAATGATGGCTTCAATCGCACCGGTATCAGTCACCTGTTTGAGACCCTTGGCCTCGACGATTTCCGCAGGATCACCGCCTTCAGTCCAGACAATCTCGAAAACATCCTTAGCGATTTTGCCAGAGATATCGCCTTTGGAGATCAGATCAATGATGCCACCGAGCTGGTCTGCAGAGACCGGGCTGCTGTCAATGTCCAGCCCTTCCTTGTTCAACCGGCCAAACAGCTCGTTGATCACCCAGTTGGCAGCAACCTTGCCATCCCGGCCATTGGCAACCACCTCAAAGAAGTCCGATGACCGTTTTTCAGCAACCAGGACGCTGGCATCATAAGGCTTCAGGCCAAACTCATCGATAAAGCGCTGACGTTTGTCGTCCGGAAGCTCCGGCAGACTGGCAGCCAGTTCCTCAATCAGGACGTCGTCGAACTCCAGCGGCAGCAGGTCAGGATCAGGGAAGTAGCGATAATCGTGCGCTTCTTCCTTGGACCGCATGGACCGGGTTTCACCGTTTTTCGGATCAAACAGGCGGGTTTCCTGATCAATTGATCCGCCATCTTCCAGAATAGCAATCTGCCTGCGGGCTTCATACTCAATGGCCTGACCGGCAAACCGGATGGAGTTGACATTCTTGATTTCGCAACGGGTGCCGAATTCGTCGCCCGGGCGACGAACAGAAACGTTCACATCCGCCCGCATGGAACCCTGTTCCATATTGCCGTCACAGGTTCCGAGATAGCGGAGGATGGTCCGCAGCTTCGTCAGATAGGCCTTGGCCTCATCAGAAGACCGCAGATCCGGCTTGGAAACGATCTCCATCAGGGCAACGCCGGAACGGTTCAAGTCAACAAAGGACATGGTCGGATGCTGATCATGCATGGACTTGCCGGCATCCTGCTCCAGATGAAGACGCTCAATACCAATTTCAATCCGCTCACCATCAAGCATATCGACGATGACAATCCCCTCACCCACAACAGGCTGCAGATACTGGGAAATCTGATATCCCTGTGGCAGATCCGGATAGAAATAGTTCTTGCGATCAAAGACCGACTTCTTGTTGATCTGGGCTTTCAGACCAAGCCCTGTCCGTACAGCCTGACGAACGCATTCCTCGTTGATGACGGGCAACATGCCTGGCATAGCCGCATCCACCAGAGAGACGTGGTTATTCGGCTCACCGCCAAATTCGGTCGACGCGCCAGAGAACAGCTTGGCCTCGGAAGACACCTGCGCATGAACCTCCATGCCGATGACTACTTCCCAGTCTCCGGTCGCTCCCTTGATCAGTTTCGATTTGCCTGCTTTCGCTGATCCGCTCATGTTTCTCGTCCAGTCATCTCTCGTTGAGGCGCGTTGTTGTCACCGAACCGGTCTCCGCTTTGGCACAACCCGCTTTAGATGCGCGCCAGTGTCAGGCCGCGCTATAGGAAAATTCAAGCCGAATTCCGCTCGGCTCATAAATCATGCAATGGGCAAAGGGTGCATCACCCTCCGGGTTCGGAGCGAACTCGACCTCGACACCTGGCCAGTTCCGGACCGCTTCAAAGACATCATCCAGCGCTGCCCGTGTTTCGACACGAAGCGCCAGATGGTGAAGACCGACATTACCCCGACGGTCGAATGTCACCGCTGCCTCAGGCTCGGCCACACGCCAGAGGGTCAGCATGATCGAACCATCGGAGACGAAGATTGCCGGATAGTCGGGCTTTTCCTGCACCACGGACCAGCCGAGACAATCGGTAAAGAACATTGATGTGGCATCAAGATCCTTTACGGCCAGGCCAACATGGTGCACGCCGCGTGTGATTGGGGTCGTCATCTGCTTTTCTCCTCGTCCTCAGAATGATTGTCCCCCAGCAATCCGTCCTCAAATGCGATATTCCAGTCGATCAGTTCACGCCACATCCGCTCGAAGAGGGCACCATCCAGCCCCTGCTCCTCTGCCAGCTGTCGCACATGAAGCGCGACTTCCTCAACCCGCCACGGGATACGTCCCGGCAGGCTTTCCGAGCGCTTCAGATCCACCATTCGCGTCACGTAATCAAGGCGCTGCCGAAACAGGCTGATCAGTTCAACATCCAGCCGGTCAATCTGTGTGCGGATATCCTCTTTGGTCAGGCAGTCTTCCGGTGCCAGAACAGAAACGTTCTTCTCATCACGATCATGATCCATCACGATCTGTTCCTTTACCGACGACACCGTGCCTCAGGCCCACCACGCTTTTGGTGCTGGCATAAGGCCTGCAGACTCTTCGAGAACCCCCCCAACCCGGAACAGCGTCTCTTCATCAAATGCCTTGCCGATCACCTGAAGCCCAAGCGGCAGTCCTTTGCCCGTGCGACCGGCAGGAACCGAAATACCCGGCAGGCCGGCCATATTGACGGTCACGGTGAAAATATCATTCAGATACATTTCTACCGGGTCCACATGTTTCTGGTTCAGCGGGAAAGCAGCACTTGGTGTCGCAGGTGTCAGGATAGCATCAACCTTGCCAAAGGCCTGCTCGAAATCCTGCTTGATCAGCGTCCGGATCTTCTGGGCACGCAGGTAGTAAGCATCATAATAACCGGCCGACAGCACATAGGTGCCGATCAGCACGCGACGCTTGACCTCGTCACCAAAACCGGCAGCCCGGGTCTTCTCATACATGTCGGTGATGTCATCACCATCAACACGCAATCCGTAGCGGACACCATCATAGCGCGCCAGATTGGACGATGCCTCCGCAGGTGCCACAATATAATAGGCTGGCAGAGCATATTTGGTCATCGGCAGGGAAATATCGACGATCTCCGCGCCTGCTGCCTCCAGCCAGTCAATTCCCTGCTGCCAGAGCGTCTCAATCTCATCAGGCATATTGTCGACGCGGTATTCCTTCGGGATACCGATCCGCATGCCTTTGACATTGCCGTCCATCGCCGCTTCATAATCCGGTACAGGGCAATCCACGGATGTGGTGTCTTTCGGATCAACAGATGCCATGGATTTCAGCATGATGGCGGAATCGCGGACAGTCCGGGTGATGGGTCCGGCCTGATCAAGGGATGATGCGAAAGCAATCATGCCCCAGCGTGAGCAGCGGCCATAGGTCGGCTTGATGCCAACGGTTCCGGTAAAGGCCGCAGGCTGTCGAATGGAACCACCGGTGTCAGATGCGGTTGCCCCCGCGCAAATACGAGCAGCAACAGCGGCAGACGAACCACCGGATGAACCGCCCGGCACAAGATCCACATCACTGCCCTCTTCCCGCCACGGGTTTTTCACCGGACCGTAGTGACTGGTCTCATTGGCAGACCCCATGGCAAACTCGTCCATGTTGAGTTTGCCCAGCATCACAGCGCCATCTGCCCAGAGGTTGGATGTCACAGTGGACTCATAAGCAGGCTCAAATCCGTTCAGGATGTGGGAACAGGCAGCGGAATGGACACCTTCGGTGCAGTAAAGGTCCTTGATGCCGAGAGGGATACCTTCAAGGGCACCGGCCTCACCCGCTGCAATCCGTCCGTCACTGGCCTTTGCCATATCAAGCGCCTTTTCCGGCGTCTTGACCAGATAGGCATTCAGCTCATCAGCGGAATCCATTGCCGTCAGATAGGACTGGGTCAGCTCGGTTGCGGAGAATTCCTTCTTCGCCAGGCCGTCCCGCGCATCCGCGATAGTCAGGTGTGTCAGATCAGTCACAGATTTAATCTCCGAAGCTCTGGAGCATGCGGCCCGGCGTGTGAGCGGGCCGCGCTCGGACAAAGCATTTATTCAACGACTTTGGGTACCATGAAGAAGTTGTCTTCCGACGCAGGCGCACTGTTCACGACCCGGCTTGCGTAACCACCATCAGTTACGCCATCCTGACGCTTCTTCATGCTGGTCTCGACAACAGATGTCATCGGCTCAACGCCGTCTACATCAACTTCATTCAACTGCTCAACCCATTCAAGAATGGCATTGAGTTCGCCCTGGAGCGTCTGCGCTTCTTCATCAGTAACCGCAACGCGTGCCAGACGGGCAACACGACGGACTGTGGCCTCATCGACCGACATGGACCGACCCTTTCCTGTTTGGTGAATGGCATGCACCAGACGCGCATGACAGAATTCTGAAAAGCCCTATAGCACCCCAGCCGAAGCAGAGGCAACGGGGTGCGATGCCGCAAGAGGCAGATTCAGTGATCTAATATGGGAAAGTGCAATCAGATTTCAAAAGTCTCGCCCACTTTGGCCACCAGAACCTGCTGCCCGGCCATCGCATCCACAAACGCGTCGGCTGTTTCGGCAATAATCGGGAACGAGCCATAGTGACATGGAATCACCGCATCAAACTGGAAGAACCGTTTACAGGCCATGGCAGCCACCTCGACCCCCATGGTAAACCGGTCGCCAATCGGCACCAACCCCACCTGCGGGTGATGAATTTCATTGATCAGCGCCATGTCACCGAAGATATCCGTATCCCCCATGTGATACAGGATCGGCTCGCCTTCTGCTTTCAGGACAACACCATTGGCATTGCCCAAGCAGTGCGACACGCCATCTTCCGTCAGGTGTGCCGAAGAGTGAACAGCGTTCACATAGGTAACCGAGAAGTCACCATGCTCGACCGTACCGCCTGTATTGGTCGGGTCGAATTTCTCAAGGCCTTTTGACTGCAGCCACATACAAAGATCAAAATTGGCGATCACCATGGCATCATAAGCCCGGGCCAGTTCAAGCGTATCGCCCATATGATCGCCATGGCCGTGGGTAAGCACAATATGCGTGCACCCGGAGGCGGCATCTTCAATAGATTGCCCGTCAAAGGCCGGATTTCCGTTAAAGAACGGATCAATCAGGATAACGGAAGACTTGAGCTCGACCTTGAATGCGGAATGGCCATACCAGGTGAGTTTCATTATCGCCTCCAAAAAATCAGGGTTCTGCCCTTCCCTGATAAACAGAATGGGCGTGAGCAATGAGTCTTGACCCTAACCTCTCTGGTTTCCATCGTCATCCCGTGCTAAGTCACTCTCATGTCAAATGATTACATTATTTCTGCCGAGGAGGTGTTGTCGCACCTGTCCTTTGGACAACGACTGATCGGCCTTGATCTCGGAACCAAAACCATCGGTCTGGGCCTTTCGAATCCGGACCTGACAGTCGCCACACCGCTTGAGACGATTCGGCGGAAGAAATTCCAGCAGGACACAGACCTGCTCCTGTCCATCTGTGCCGAATGGAATGTGGGTGCACTTGTTCTGGGCCTGCCATTCAACATGGATGGGACCGAGGGGCCGCGCGCGCAATCCACCCGTTCGTTCGCCCGTAACCTGCATCAGAAAACCGACCTTCCCATGCTGTTCTGGGACGAGCGTCTGTCGACCGTTGCCGTCACACGGACATTACTTGATCTGGATACAAGCCGGGCAAAACGGGCCGATGTGGTCGACAAGATGGCTGCGTCTTTTATCCTGCAGGGTGTTCTTGACCGTCTGGCTCATCTAGCCCACCCGCCCGAGACTGACTGACTCCAATCTGAGGAATATGCATGCTGACGGTTCTGGAGAGCCTCCTGCCGATTTTCGCGGTGATCTTTCTTGGCCTGTTCATCAGACGGCAGGGTTATGTGCCGGAAGAACAGTGGGAAGGCATGCAAAAGCTGTCCTACAGGATCTTCTTTCCCGCCCTTCTCTGCGCAACCCTCATCAAGGCGGATCTATCCACTATCCCCGTCGGAGGAGTGGCCGCGACTTCGGTTCTGGCCTCTCTGACCATGAGCGCTCTTGTCATTGCAATGTTTCCGGTTTTCCGGCGTACGCTGGGGGTCAACAATGCAGCAAATACGTCTATCTATCAGGGAACCGTACGCTGGAACGGCTTTATCGCACTTGCCATCGTGGCCAAGCTGCACGGCGATGAAGGGATTGCCATTGTAGCTCTGACACTGGCCGTTCTGGCGCCTCTGCTCAACTTTACCACCATCCTGGTTATGGCTGTCTATGCCGGTTCCGCAAAAGCCGACTACAAATCCGTTCTGAGGGAAATCATCACCAACCCGTTTATCCTGTCATCCCTCGCAGGGCTCGCCATCAATCTGGGCCATGTCCCTGTCCCCAGCCCGATCATGACCACTTTGGACATTCTGGCGCGCCCTGCTCTGGCAATCGGCCTGCTGATGGTAGGAGCCGGACTGAGGCTGCGTTACGCCCTTCCACCAACCCCACCGGTCTGGGTTGCTGTCGGGCTGCGTCTGATGGGTATGCCGCTGCTGATGCTGGCCTTCGGCCTGTTGATGGGGCTGGATGAGGTTGCGCTTCAGGTGGCCATGATTGGCGGCGCTGTACCCACGGCCATGATTGGCTATGTGGTTGCCAAAGAGCTGGGCGGTGATGCCCCGCTCTATGCGGCCATCGCCACGATCCAGACCTTTGTCTCGGCCCTGGCTGTGCCCTTTGTCATATGGCTTTCCACGCTCTTATAGGATTGTGCCTCACCGCTCCTGCGGTGCCACCGTATCGATAAGGCGCGCCGCATCATAGCGGCCATCAAGCATGCCATAGGTCATCCGCCACTGCCCCGATGCCAGCCGCGTCTGAAAAAAGACATCCGCCAGCTCTTCATATCCGATCAACCTGAGTGCGGAAACGGACCCGATCAGCGCCAGTTGCTCCGTCAATATGCGAGCTGAACCGGGATCCACCAGACAGGCCCGCGCTGCGGACTGGAGAGCCGACGCGATATCAAGCCCTGAACGGCCAAGCCATCTGCCAAATTCCGGCAGAACCGCATCAAGGCAGTCCGGCTCCTCTTCGAGAACCCGCAGAAGATCGAGGCACATCACATTGCCCGCTCCTTCCCAGATGCCATTGACCGGAGCTTCCCGATAGGCGCGCGCCAGAAGGCCGTCCTCCACATATCCGTTGCCACCGAGGCATTCCATAGCCTCAAAGAGAAAGGCCGGAGCCATCTTGCAGATCATGTATTTGATGACCGGCGTCATCAGCCGCGCATAAGCCCGTTCGGACGGATTGGTCGCAGCCTCGGTAAAACTATGGGACAGGCGCATGACCAGTGCGGTCGCAGCCGCAGAATCGAGAGCCATATCGCCAAGCACGCGCTGCATGATCGGCTGATCGACCAGAGCTTTCCGGAACACATGGCGGTGTCGCACGTGATGGACCGCATTCGCCAGCCCAAGACGCATGAGGCCGGCCGAGCTGGTCGCACAATCAAGTCGCGTCTGCGTCACCATATCGAGAATGGTCCGAATACCACGCCCCTCCTCGCCCACCAGAAAGGCCGTTGCGTCGTGAAACTCAACTTCTGAGGAGGCATTTGACCGATTGCCAAGCTTTGTCTTCAACCGCTGAAACTGAAGTCCATTGACCGTCTCATCCGGCAGAACCCGGGGCATGAGAAACAGACCCACGCCCTTTTCTGTCCGGGCCAGAATGAGGAAGGCATCACACATGGGAGCTGACATGAACCATTTATGGCCGGTCAGTCGCCACGCACCGGCACCATCCGGCACGGCAACAGTTCGTGTGGCAGACACATCAGTGCCGCCCTGTCGCTCTGTCATGCCCATACCGATTGTAGCCGATGTCTTCAGATGCGGCGCACGGAATGACGGGTCATAAGATCGGGTTTTCAAACGAGGGGCCCACTCCTCAACCAGGTCTGGTGCATGCCTGATTGCAGCCAGTGACGCACTGGTCATCGACAGCGGACAGATATGCCCAGCCTCTACCTGAGCCGTCAGATAGAGCAGCCCCGCCCGCTCAGCATGCCCCGCAGGAGAGAACAGGTCCCGATTATTTTCCCATGGCATCGAGTGAAGCCCACCTGCGGCACTCCGGCTCATCAGCGCATGATAGGCTGGATGAAACTCAACCTGGTCAGACCTGTTTCCAACCGCATCATGGGTTTTCAGCACGGGCGCATTTTCGTTGGCCAGTCGACCGAGATCAAAGCTGCTGCTCATACCCCAGTCTTCGCCAGAGCGTTTCAGCCGCGAGGCTGCATCCGGAGCGTACAAAGAAATAGCCTGGCGCAGCACAGGATCTGATGAAAAGAGATTCCGACCGGCAAACGGCGGACTCTGGTTCACGTTCTCCAATGGCTCGAACGGATGCATTCCACGCTCCCAGAATCGCCTAGACTGTTGAAACAATAACATGCGTCAATCAGCACGCGGAAACCAGAGAGCCAAAGAATGTCGCCTTTCCATCGCAACAGGCTTGCTCCTCCAGCCCCTCGGGCTTATAGGATGGGTCCTTGATGAGCGAGCAAAACACACCATCCGATTTTACATTTCCCCACCGGCATCTTCTCGGCATTGCAGGCCTGCATCCGACTGAGATAACCGGTTTGCTGGATATGGCCGACGAGGCGGTTGAGATCAGCCGACAAGTCGAGAAAAAGAAAAGCGTTCTGCGCGGCAGGACGCAAATCAACCTGTTCTTCGAAGCATCCACCAGAACCCAGTCCTCTTTTGAACTGGCAGGCAAACGCCTGGGCGCTGATGTGATGAACATGTCCGTGGCCTCCTCTTCGGTCAAAAAAGGGGAAACCCTGATCGATACGGCCATCACGCTGAACGCCATGCGACCGGATCTGCTTGTGGTCCGGCACAGTTCCGCCGGTGCTGTGGAGCTTCTGGCACAGAAGGTTGACTGTTCCGTCGTCAATGCCGGAGACGGCGCCCATGAGCACCCGACCCAGGCGCTTCTTGATGCTCTGACCATCCGGCGCGCAAAAGGCAGCCTTGAAGGTCTACAGGTGGCAATTTGCGGTGATGTCCTGCACAGCCGTGTGGCGCGGTCCAATATCCTCCTGCTCAATACCATGGGTGCACGGGTACGGGTCATAGCCCCCAGCTCTCTGCTGCCGCTGGGTATTGACCGGATGGGTGTCGAAGTCTTCACCAACATGAGGGCTGGCCTGAAGGATTGTGACGTTGTCATGATGCTCCGGCTGCAGCGCGAGCGGATGGCCGGATCCTTCGTCCCCTCCATCCGCGAATACTTCCGCTTCTACGGCCTTGATGAGGAAAAGCTCTCCTTTGCCAAACCGGACGCTCTGGTCATGCATCCCGGCCCGATGAACCGGGGTGTGGAGATTGATTCGGCTGTCGCAGACGGACCGCAGAGCGTCATCCGGGAACAGGTCGAGATGGGTGTCGCCATCCGCATGGCCGTTCTCGAAGCCCTGTCAGCCCACCTGCCCAATTCCATCGGAAAGTGACCTCATGGCTGATGAACGCCGCAAGGGAAATACGGTCCCCGTCATTCTGAAAAATGCACGTCTCTATGATCCGTCCCAGCCCATGGATGAACATGGCTCGCTTCTGATTGAAGATGGTATCATCAAGGCTCAGGGCGGCCCGGACGAACTGGCACCCTCCGGGACCGAGATTATCGACTGCGAAGGCCATACTGTCATGCCGGGTCTTGTCGATGCCCGGGTCTTTGTCGGTGAACCAGGTGCAGAACATCGCGAAACCCTGCGTTCTGCCAGCAAGGCAGCCGCAGCCGGTGGCGTGACCACCATTGTCGTGATGCCGGACACAGACCCCGTCATTGATGATATCGCCCTGCTTGACTTCATCATGCGCCGCGGACGGGATGAGTCCGTTGTTCGGGTCCGCGCCATGGCGGCCATGACACAGGGGCTCGAAGGCCGTGAAATCACCGAATTCGGCCTCTTGAAAGAGACCGGTGCCCTTGGCTTTACTGATGGGCGTCACAGCATTTCCAATGCCATGCTGATGGCGCGCGCACTCACCTATGCCCGTGATTTCAAGATGCCGATCTGCCATCACACCCAGGATCTGAGCCTCAGCTCAAACGGTGTAATGAATGCGGGCGAGAATGCATCACGTCTTGGTCTGCCGGGCATTCCGCATGAAGCAGAAACCATTGTGGTCGACCGGGATATCCGCCTGGCCCGCATGACACGTGGCTATTATCACGCAGCCAGCATTTCCAGCCCGGAATCAGCTCGCCTGATCGCTGGTGCAAAGTTGGAAGGCCTCAATGTCACGGCAGGTATCTCTGTCAATCATCTGACCTTGAACGAAAATGACATCGGCTCCTACCGGACATTCTTCAAGATGTCCCCGCCCCTGCGCAGTGAAGAAGACCGGCAGCAGATGATCGAAGCGCTGAAAAACGGCACCATCGATATCATCCAGTCCTCCCATGACCCGCAGGATGTGGAGACCAAGCGTCATCCGTTTGCCGAGGCTGAAGATGGAGCGATCGGTCTTGAAACCCTGTTGTCCGCCGCTCTCAGGCTTGTTCATTCCGGCGATGTGCCGCTGGCAACAGTGATCAAGGCCATGACCAGCAATCCGGCCCGCCTTCTCAACCTTGAGGGAGGCACCCTGAAATCGGGAAGCCCTGCCGATATTGTCGTTGCAGATCTGGATCGCCCCTGGGTCGTCAAGGCAGACGCACTCAAGTCCCGCTCAAAAAATACGCCATTTGAAGATGCCCGAATGCAGGGCAAGGTTCTGCGTACCATTGTGGCCGGAAACACCGTCTATACCTATCAGGAGGCCTGATCATGCCCGATCCGATCAGCTGGGAGCTCGCATGGCCATATTATCTGGTCGCACTGGCCTTCGGTTATGCTTTCGGATC is a window of Coralliovum pocilloporae DNA encoding:
- the ruvX gene encoding Holliday junction resolvase RuvX codes for the protein MSNDYIISAEEVLSHLSFGQRLIGLDLGTKTIGLGLSNPDLTVATPLETIRRKKFQQDTDLLLSICAEWNVGALVLGLPFNMDGTEGPRAQSTRSFARNLHQKTDLPMLFWDERLSTVAVTRTLLDLDTSRAKRADVVDKMAASFILQGVLDRLAHLAHPPETD
- a CDS encoding dihydroorotase, with product MADERRKGNTVPVILKNARLYDPSQPMDEHGSLLIEDGIIKAQGGPDELAPSGTEIIDCEGHTVMPGLVDARVFVGEPGAEHRETLRSASKAAAAGGVTTIVVMPDTDPVIDDIALLDFIMRRGRDESVVRVRAMAAMTQGLEGREITEFGLLKETGALGFTDGRHSISNAMLMARALTYARDFKMPICHHTQDLSLSSNGVMNAGENASRLGLPGIPHEAETIVVDRDIRLARMTRGYYHAASISSPESARLIAGAKLEGLNVTAGISVNHLTLNENDIGSYRTFFKMSPPLRSEEDRQQMIEALKNGTIDIIQSSHDPQDVETKRHPFAEAEDGAIGLETLLSAALRLVHSGDVPLATVIKAMTSNPARLLNLEGGTLKSGSPADIVVADLDRPWVVKADALKSRSKNTPFEDARMQGKVLRTIVAGNTVYTYQEA
- a CDS encoding AEC family transporter encodes the protein MLTVLESLLPIFAVIFLGLFIRRQGYVPEEQWEGMQKLSYRIFFPALLCATLIKADLSTIPVGGVAATSVLASLTMSALVIAMFPVFRRTLGVNNAANTSIYQGTVRWNGFIALAIVAKLHGDEGIAIVALTLAVLAPLLNFTTILVMAVYAGSAKADYKSVLREIITNPFILSSLAGLAINLGHVPVPSPIMTTLDILARPALAIGLLMVGAGLRLRYALPPTPPVWVAVGLRLMGMPLLMLAFGLLMGLDEVALQVAMIGGAVPTAMIGYVVAKELGGDAPLYAAIATIQTFVSALAVPFVIWLSTLL
- a CDS encoding aspartate carbamoyltransferase catalytic subunit gives rise to the protein MSEQNTPSDFTFPHRHLLGIAGLHPTEITGLLDMADEAVEISRQVEKKKSVLRGRTQINLFFEASTRTQSSFELAGKRLGADVMNMSVASSSVKKGETLIDTAITLNAMRPDLLVVRHSSAGAVELLAQKVDCSVVNAGDGAHEHPTQALLDALTIRRAKGSLEGLQVAICGDVLHSRVARSNILLLNTMGARVRVIAPSSLLPLGIDRMGVEVFTNMRAGLKDCDVVMMLRLQRERMAGSFVPSIREYFRFYGLDEEKLSFAKPDALVMHPGPMNRGVEIDSAVADGPQSVIREQVEMGVAIRMAVLEALSAHLPNSIGK
- a CDS encoding acyl-CoA dehydrogenase family protein, whose product is MHPFEPLENVNQSPPFAGRNLFSSDPVLRQAISLYAPDAASRLKRSGEDWGMSSSFDLGRLANENAPVLKTHDAVGNRSDQVEFHPAYHALMSRSAAGGLHSMPWENNRDLFSPAGHAERAGLLYLTAQVEAGHICPLSMTSASLAAIRHAPDLVEEWAPRLKTRSYDPSFRAPHLKTSATIGMGMTERQGGTDVSATRTVAVPDGAGAWRLTGHKWFMSAPMCDAFLILARTEKGVGLFLMPRVLPDETVNGLQFQRLKTKLGNRSNASSEVEFHDATAFLVGEEGRGIRTILDMVTQTRLDCATSSAGLMRLGLANAVHHVRHRHVFRKALVDQPIMQRVLGDMALDSAAATALVMRLSHSFTEAATNPSERAYARLMTPVIKYMICKMAPAFLFEAMECLGGNGYVEDGLLARAYREAPVNGIWEGAGNVMCLDLLRVLEEEPDCLDAVLPEFGRWLGRSGLDIASALQSAARACLVDPGSARILTEQLALIGSVSALRLIGYEELADVFFQTRLASGQWRMTYGMLDGRYDAARLIDTVAPQER